Genomic window (Bradyrhizobium sp. 186):
TTTTTCACACCCAGGGAGGTCTTGCCGTCGATCGCTACGCGCACGTGCTCGACCGGGATGCCCACCCATTGCCCAACCTTTTCGCCGCGGGTGGCGCGGCGGCCGGGGTTTCCGGGTCGCGGGCCGGCGGATACCTTTCGGGCAATGGCCTGCTGACGGCGACGGTGCTGGGTCGCATTGCCGGCATCTCTGCTGCGAAAATCTGCAGCCGCCTTCGTTAGACGTGAGGCCCGCAGCAGCGTTAACAACGCGGTGGTTGCGCTTCCGCGATTTGAACCTACCGTTCGACAAGCCTTCCGAGTTTCACGCGAACGATCGAAGGAAATATCGCAGATTTGCGTCGTGTGGGGAGAAGCGGTAGCGGTCTCGGTCGCCGTGTCGCGTGCAATTTCTTCTCGACGTGAGGCGCACCGCGCCATTCCGAGCGGACTTCATAGCCACTATGCCCGAGCTTAAGTTTTCCGCACGCACGGGGCGCCAAAAACGACCCGAAGCGATTGGGACGGACCACCTCTCCAGACACGGGACCGGAGTGCTGTTATCAGCCTCCACGACGACAGCGCATAGGAGGTCGGCACAGTATTTGCTTAGTTCATTCGGTCGATCCTGCAATTTGATCGCGGTTATGGAGCCGAGATGCCCACCAAACCATTTCACTTGGCCTGGTTCCTTCAGGGATCGAGCGTGCAGGCCTGGGGCGAGTCCTGGACCGGACATATCGGCCAGACCTGGATGGAGCCTGAGCTGTTCCTGAACGCGGCGCGCGCGCTCGAGCGCGCCTGCTTCGACTACATCCTGCTCGAAGATTCGTCCTACGTCGGCGAGAGCTTCGGTGGCTCGACCGACATCTATCTCAAGAACGGCATCGCGGTGCCGCGTCAGGATCCGTCAGTGGTGGCGGCGCTGATGACGCAGGTGACATCGCGCATCGGCATCGTGCCTACTTTTGGAACATACGCCTATCATCCCTATTTGCTCTCCCGCTTGGTGGCGACGCTCGACCAGGTGTCGGGCGGGCGCATCGGCTGGAATGCCGTCACCGGCAGTTCGGACTTCGCGGCCATGAACTTCGGCATGCCGGGCATGCCGGAGCACGATCTGCGCTATGACATGGCTGACGAATACATGGAGGTCTGCAATGGCCTGTGGGATTCGTGGGAGCCGGGCGCCATCATCGCCGACCGCAAGAGCGGCGTGCTGGTCGATCCCACCAAGGTCCACGCCGTCAATTACAGCGGCAAGTATTACAAGACACGCGGCCCGCTCAACTCGGGGCCGGCGCCGCAGGGCCGGCCCGTGATCGCCCAGGCCGGCGGCTCGCCGCGCGGACGCAAGTTCGCCGCCGCCCATGCCGACACCATCGTGGTCCACGTCAAGGGCATCGAGGCGATGCGTTCCTACCGCGACGACGTCCACAAGCACATGATCGCATGTGGCCGCAAACCTTCCGATTGCAAGGTGCTCTATCTCATCAACCCGATCCTCGGCGACACCATGCAGGATGCCCAAGAGCGCAAGAAGAGGCGGGCGGCCATCGCGATGGAACGCATCGACGAGCGGCTCGCGCATTTCGGCAAGGTGACCAATATCGACTTCGGCAAGTTCGATCTCGACAAGCCGCTGCCCGACGATGTGACCACCAACGGCCATCAGCAGAATCTCGAGCAGTACCGCCTGATGGCGAAAGGGCGCTCGATCCGGGAGACGATGGCGAGCTTCAATGCGGTCGACCTGTCGGTCGAGCTCTGCGGCACACCCGACGCCGTCGCCGCACAGATGGGCGAGGTGATGCAGGAGGTCGGCGGCGACGGATTCCTGTTCTCGATGCCCAACGTCAACCGCCGCACACTCGCCGAGATCGAGGACGGGCTGGTGCCGGCGCTGCAGGATCGCGGCCTGATGCGCAAAGCCTACGAGCACAAGCATTTCCGCGACAATCTTCTGGCGTACTGATCACCCCAAGCAGGAAGGCAGAAAGCCGTCATGCGCGATCATCGTTCTCCGACCAAATTCAATCGCCGCACGGCAATCGGTCTGCTGGGCGCAGGCCTTGCGGCGCCGTTCATCCGCCCTGGTCACGCCGAGGCGGCGTGGCCGGAGCAGACCACGATCCCCGACATCCTGAAGGGCAGCGGCGAGGTTCGCATCGCCACCTTCGGCGGCACGATGCAGGAGACCCAGCAAAAGGCTTATTTCGAGCCGTTCGAGAGGTTGTCCGGCATCAAGGTGCATGCCTTTCCCGGTACCAACCCGACCAAGATCAAGGCCATGGTCGAGACCGGCAACGTCGAATGGGACATCGCCCAGCTCAGCCGCGGCTCGATCATGAACCTGCAGAAGCAAGGCGACTACTTCGAGAAGATCGACTATTCCCTGGTCGACGACGGTGTCGGCACCGCCTACCGCTTCGAATACGGCCTCGAGATGCTGGTGTGGGCGCAGGTGATGGGCTATCGGACCGACGCCTTCAAGGGCGACGCGCCTAAAGGCTGGGCAGACTTCTGGGACACCAAGAAATTTCCCGGCGACCGGGCCATGGGCGGCACCGGCGCCGGCGGCTGGCCCGAGATGGAATTCGCCCTGATGGCGGCCGGCGTGCCGGCCGACAAGCTCTATCCGCTCGATATCGATAAGGCTTTCGCAAGCTACGAGGGGATCAAGAAGGCGGTCGTCAAATGGTGGGACACCGGCGCCGTGCCGGTCCAGCTTCTGACCGACCGCGAGGTCGCCATGACAACCGTCTGGAACGGTCGCATGGCTGCGCTGCAGGCGGCGAACGTTCCCGCCGCAATATGCTGGAATCAGGGGCTGATGAAGCGCGACGCCTGGGGCATCCCCAAGGGCGCCAAGAACGCCACGAATGCGATGAAGTTCGTAGCCTATTCGACCATGGCGATCCCCCAGGCACGCATCGCCTTCGGAATCCCCTATGGTCAGGTCAACGCCAAGTCGAACGACTACATCCCGCCGGAACGGCTGGCCGTGCTGCCCAGCGCCCCCGCCATCAAATCGCAGCTCGTGAACTATGACTATGATTGGTGGATCGACAATCGCGACACGGTTGTTGGTCGCTTCAACAAATGGCTGCTGAGCTGACGACGATGACCGGGGCTGGCCGCGGCGCGTCGGTATCGCTCAGCAAGCTGGAAAGGTGCTATGATCGCGTGGCCGCGGTGGCTGGCGTTTCGCTAGACATTCTCTCCGGCGAGTTCCTGACGCTACTGGGACCGAGCGGATCCGGCAAGTCGACGACCTTGATGATGATCGCCGGCTTCGAGACGCCGACCGGCGGCGACATCGCCATCGACGGGAAGTCGGTCGTCGCCATGCCGCCCTATCGCCGCAACATCGGCATGGTGTTCCAGAACTACGCTCTATTTCCTCATCTCACCGCTGCCGACAATATCGGATTTCCGCTGAAGCAGCGCGGCGTCGGCAAGGCCGAGCGGGAAAAGCTGGTCCGCGAGGCGCTGGCGCTGATGCAATTGCCCGACCATGGTGAGCGCTACCCGCGCCAATTGTCCGGTGGCCAGCAACAGCGGGTCGCTCTCGCGCGCGCCATCGTGTTCAAGCCGCGCCTTCTTCTGATGGACGAACCCTTGGGCGCGCTCGACAAGCAGCTCCGCGAGAATCTGCAGCTGGAGATGCGCCGCCTTCATGCCGATCTTGGCATCACCTTCATCTATGTCACCCACGACCAGGAGGAGGCTCTCACCATGTCGGACCGTATCGCCGTCATGAATGGAGGACTGGTGGCGCAGGTCGGACGGCCTGAGGATCTGTATGACCGGCCGGGCAGCCGTTTCGTCGCCTCCTTCCTCGGCGAGTCGAATTTCCTCCCGGCCATCGTGCGCGGCGTCGAGGACGATGTCGTGGTGGCCGAGTGCGAAGGGGCCATCGTCCGTGCTTTGTGTCCCGGCCGGCCCGCCACCGGCGAGAAGGTCATGCTGACGACGCGTCCGGAGCGTATCCGCTTCGCCGACGGCGCCTTTGCTTCGACCGCGCCGCAGAACCGTCTCAGCGTCACCGTGACCGAGGCGGTGTTTGCCGGCGAACGCTGCCGCTACATGTTGCAGGCACGCGACGGCACCGCGATGGTGCTGAAAGAACCGTCGAGTGCGGCGATCCGGCGCCGTGCGGTCGGCGAGCGGACGGAGATCGCTTGGTCGGTCGCGGATACGATCCTTGTCTGAGGGGGTCGAAATCCGTTTCGAAGGACTGGCCGCCACGCGGCAGAGCGGCGTGCGGCTGCCCTGGCGGCTGTCCTGGCGGCCGGTCATGCCGCTGCTGCTGGCGGCACCGCTTCTGCTGTTCATGCTCGTGTTCTATGCATTGCCGGTGCTGTCGATGTTGATGCGCAGCGTCAACGATCCCAACTGGACGCTGTCGCATTATGCCTCCCTGACGGGCGACACGGTGTTCCTGAAAGTCTTCTCGAACACGCTTTACACGTCGTTGACCGTCACTGCGGGGGCGCTGCTGCTGGGCTATCCTGTCGCGCTCTCGCTGGTGCGCGCGCCGCGCTACGCGCCGGTGATCCTGTTCCTGATCCTGCTGCCATTCTGGACCAGCGTGTTGGTCCGCAGCTACGCCTGGATGGTGCTGTTGGGCCGGCACGGCCTCATCAATGAGGCGCTGCTCGCGGCAGGCATGATCGACCAGCCGTTGCGCATCCTCAATACGCCGCTGGCGACCCAGATCGCGATGGTTCACATCCTGCTGCCCTACATGGTTCTCCCGATCGCCAATGCGCTCCGACAGATCGATCCGTCGCTGGCGCGCGCGGCGTCCGGGCTGGGCGCAACGCCGTGGGCGACCTTTCGGCAGATAACGCTGCCGCTCTCCATGCCGGGCGTCGCCGCCGGCGTGCTGCTGGTATTCGTGCTGGCGCTGGGCTTCTACATCACGCCGGCCATGGTCGGCGGCACGCGCGAGATCACGCTATCGATGCTGATCGCCCAACAGGTCGATCAGCTCAACTGGGCCTATGCAGCGACCCTTTCGGTCCTGCTGCTGGCAACGGCGCTCGCCATCATCGCGGCTTTCTAT
Coding sequences:
- a CDS encoding ABC transporter ATP-binding protein — protein: MAAELTTMTGAGRGASVSLSKLERCYDRVAAVAGVSLDILSGEFLTLLGPSGSGKSTTLMMIAGFETPTGGDIAIDGKSVVAMPPYRRNIGMVFQNYALFPHLTAADNIGFPLKQRGVGKAEREKLVREALALMQLPDHGERYPRQLSGGQQQRVALARAIVFKPRLLLMDEPLGALDKQLRENLQLEMRRLHADLGITFIYVTHDQEEALTMSDRIAVMNGGLVAQVGRPEDLYDRPGSRFVASFLGESNFLPAIVRGVEDDVVVAECEGAIVRALCPGRPATGEKVMLTTRPERIRFADGAFASTAPQNRLSVTVTEAVFAGERCRYMLQARDGTAMVLKEPSSAAIRRRAVGERTEIAWSVADTILV
- a CDS encoding ABC transporter permease translates to MSEGVEIRFEGLAATRQSGVRLPWRLSWRPVMPLLLAAPLLLFMLVFYALPVLSMLMRSVNDPNWTLSHYASLTGDTVFLKVFSNTLYTSLTVTAGALLLGYPVALSLVRAPRYAPVILFLILLPFWTSVLVRSYAWMVLLGRHGLINEALLAAGMIDQPLRILNTPLATQIAMVHILLPYMVLPIANALRQIDPSLARAASGLGATPWATFRQITLPLSMPGVAAGVLLVFVLALGFYITPAMVGGTREITLSMLIAQQVDQLNWAYAATLSVLLLATALAIIAAFYRLPGVGHTLRTSAR
- a CDS encoding NtaA/DmoA family FMN-dependent monooxygenase (This protein belongs to a clade of FMN-dependent monooxygenases, within a broader family of flavin-dependent oxidoreductases, the luciferase-like monooxygenase (LMM) family, some of whose members use coenzyme F420 rather than FMN.) is translated as MPTKPFHLAWFLQGSSVQAWGESWTGHIGQTWMEPELFLNAARALERACFDYILLEDSSYVGESFGGSTDIYLKNGIAVPRQDPSVVAALMTQVTSRIGIVPTFGTYAYHPYLLSRLVATLDQVSGGRIGWNAVTGSSDFAAMNFGMPGMPEHDLRYDMADEYMEVCNGLWDSWEPGAIIADRKSGVLVDPTKVHAVNYSGKYYKTRGPLNSGPAPQGRPVIAQAGGSPRGRKFAAAHADTIVVHVKGIEAMRSYRDDVHKHMIACGRKPSDCKVLYLINPILGDTMQDAQERKKRRAAIAMERIDERLAHFGKVTNIDFGKFDLDKPLPDDVTTNGHQQNLEQYRLMAKGRSIRETMASFNAVDLSVELCGTPDAVAAQMGEVMQEVGGDGFLFSMPNVNRRTLAEIEDGLVPALQDRGLMRKAYEHKHFRDNLLAY
- a CDS encoding ABC transporter substrate-binding protein translates to MRDHRSPTKFNRRTAIGLLGAGLAAPFIRPGHAEAAWPEQTTIPDILKGSGEVRIATFGGTMQETQQKAYFEPFERLSGIKVHAFPGTNPTKIKAMVETGNVEWDIAQLSRGSIMNLQKQGDYFEKIDYSLVDDGVGTAYRFEYGLEMLVWAQVMGYRTDAFKGDAPKGWADFWDTKKFPGDRAMGGTGAGGWPEMEFALMAAGVPADKLYPLDIDKAFASYEGIKKAVVKWWDTGAVPVQLLTDREVAMTTVWNGRMAALQAANVPAAICWNQGLMKRDAWGIPKGAKNATNAMKFVAYSTMAIPQARIAFGIPYGQVNAKSNDYIPPERLAVLPSAPAIKSQLVNYDYDWWIDNRDTVVGRFNKWLLS